A portion of the Leptospira noumeaensis genome contains these proteins:
- a CDS encoding glutathione peroxidase yields the protein MKQGGSMQRKVLFAIFLFTGFHIYAGGKKMSFHDLKSVSIQGKEVSLSEYKGHPVLVVNVASKCGYTPQYDGLEKVHQTYKDKGLKVVGFPSNDFGGQEPGTETQIAEFCKLNFGVTFDLMKKTKVLGNDKDPIYQFLTENAKEKGDVKWNFEKFLIDKNGNVVGRFPSGTKPESAELKQAIENLL from the coding sequence ATGAAACAGGGGGGTTCCATGCAAAGAAAAGTTTTGTTTGCTATTTTTCTCTTTACCGGTTTCCATATCTACGCAGGAGGAAAAAAAATGTCATTCCATGATCTTAAATCTGTATCCATCCAAGGAAAAGAGGTTTCTCTTTCCGAATACAAAGGACATCCCGTCCTAGTTGTGAACGTTGCATCTAAGTGCGGTTATACGCCGCAATACGATGGTCTGGAAAAAGTCCATCAAACATATAAGGATAAAGGTTTGAAAGTGGTTGGATTTCCTTCCAATGATTTTGGTGGCCAGGAACCAGGAACCGAAACTCAAATAGCTGAGTTTTGTAAGTTAAATTTTGGTGTCACTTTCGATCTGATGAAAAAAACCAAAGTTCTTGGAAACGATAAAGATCCCATCTATCAGTTTTTAACTGAAAATGCAAAAGAAAAAGGGGATGTGAAGTGGAACTTCGAAAAATTCCTAATTGATAAAAATGGAAACGTTGTAGGAAGATTCCCTTCGGGAACCAAACCGGAATCTGCGGAGTTAAAACAAGCCATTGAGAATCTTCTTTAA
- a CDS encoding ChaN family lipoprotein, with protein MRIFFNRFVLAFLFLFFSFGISAESGSATVQIVRTATAETVSISDIVKESSKYNVIVFGEEHDNQNLHRFYETLFKEISDLEPTSLSLEMLEQDGQNITNEFLKGTITESHFLTSTSHWKSFKTDYLPLVLLAKDKKLNVVAANPPRRYVNLISRKGLAAYREFSDSAFTFLPPAYSLEKYLTEDYKQRLNELFAGGHSAGHGSGNPHLVLGQATWDQGMAESVSREFYKTGKKIVHLNGRFHSDRNGGVVHRLREMGLSVLVISGFVKDREESRDFVKIADFVILTNDR; from the coding sequence TTGAGAATCTTCTTTAATCGTTTTGTTTTAGCATTTCTTTTTTTATTTTTTAGTTTTGGAATTTCTGCCGAGAGTGGTTCAGCAACCGTACAAATTGTTCGGACTGCCACGGCGGAAACCGTTTCCATTTCTGATATTGTAAAAGAATCTTCCAAATACAATGTCATTGTTTTTGGGGAAGAACATGACAACCAGAATCTCCATCGTTTTTACGAAACTTTATTTAAAGAAATTTCTGATTTAGAACCAACTTCCTTGTCACTGGAGATGTTGGAACAAGATGGACAAAATATAACCAACGAATTTCTAAAAGGAACCATCACCGAATCACATTTCCTTACTTCTACATCTCATTGGAAATCCTTCAAAACCGATTATTTGCCGTTAGTTTTACTTGCGAAAGATAAAAAATTGAATGTGGTTGCCGCCAATCCGCCAAGACGGTATGTCAATTTAATTTCTAGAAAGGGTTTGGCCGCTTACCGTGAATTTTCTGATTCGGCATTTACTTTCCTTCCCCCTGCTTATAGTTTAGAAAAATATTTAACCGAGGATTACAAACAGAGGTTAAATGAATTGTTTGCCGGAGGGCACAGCGCAGGCCACGGTTCTGGAAATCCCCATTTGGTTCTCGGCCAAGCCACCTGGGACCAAGGGATGGCGGAATCAGTTTCGCGCGAATTTTATAAAACGGGAAAAAAAATAGTCCATCTGAATGGTAGATTTCATTCCGATCGGAACGGTGGTGTCGTGCATAGACTACGGGAAATGGGGCTTTCTGTGTTAGTCATCTCCGGGTTTGTCAAAGATCGGGAAGAAAGCCGGGATTTTGTGAAAATCGCTGATTTTGTAATTTTAACAAACGACCGATAA
- a CDS encoding transglycosylase domain-containing protein, which yields MSAPSPKYLCPHCQKASRLPEPVPKEGKFQLTCAHCKEKVILNFSDYRFEILQVVPKEPVVSNSAQSFQSFKIPTESIEKPNFSKENLESKSKPFWERKVVFEREPEVRTYKPKPLKQRLSGVNSGRGKSQRFSYLKLTFTVTSICLFLFILGFSYFVAGVLATKKEVPLYLESLSKNIPTKILDRNGQMVSEIFQKRTSTLRLQDYPEDMISILLNIEDQKFFFHGGIDYSAILRAFFKNVVNLSYKQGASTITQQLARIILDDRRKSLNRKWREAQLAFALESVLTKEQILETYMNHVYLGHGAFGFGEGVKFYFQKNPMELSKEEMVLLASLPSAPNKYSPLKNPEDSYTRVRAILQMFRNRGIYPNLDRDKFVSFYHNLSTRSPNETVFGSRQDIAPYVTEHVRGILSSLEGDKNIYESGGYTVETTLDRGAQELIGPMVREYLNRNRKSGKIQKKRVRLKPESPMDLAFRQKMEEVSILNEMVWNPDSLESEKDTSSVQAAIVGIQPNTGQVLFLHGGEEFNSQNQFNRATQMRRQTGSSIKAVLYASAIDAGVIQSGTRILDAPLYYRGGGGKEWAPENLGGSFDGEISLRTALVKSKNTAAVQVAERLGSAGIERYFTKYFFPNDVEKKARYRGDLSLALGTLEISPLEMASAFTGFVNQGTVKRPYLIQRIKNAKGVVLYEVGGTDEFKLKLPPERQVIRPDTAEVMVSLLRDSGRASGVRSGGYAGDLIGKTGTTNDYKDAWFVGARPDLALAVWIGYDNPKFGMGPSGLGGAVAAPLWGEIVSSIDKKNIIPKIQFSQPVYAKPYKICSLTGKQAGTNCPVATELYLSDYPPEGICTEDHKATHSENKDLMKGLY from the coding sequence ATGTCGGCACCTTCTCCCAAATATCTCTGTCCTCATTGCCAAAAAGCATCACGTTTACCGGAGCCAGTTCCGAAGGAAGGTAAATTTCAGCTAACGTGCGCTCATTGCAAAGAGAAGGTAATCCTTAATTTTTCCGATTATCGATTTGAAATTCTGCAGGTAGTTCCTAAAGAACCTGTAGTTTCTAACTCAGCCCAATCGTTTCAGTCTTTTAAAATCCCAACGGAATCCATTGAAAAACCAAATTTTAGTAAAGAAAACTTGGAATCTAAGTCCAAACCTTTTTGGGAGAGAAAGGTAGTCTTTGAAAGAGAACCGGAAGTTAGGACCTACAAACCAAAACCACTCAAACAACGACTTAGCGGTGTTAACAGTGGACGGGGTAAGTCACAAAGATTTTCTTATCTGAAACTTACGTTTACCGTCACTTCCATTTGTTTATTTTTGTTTATACTTGGGTTCTCTTACTTTGTCGCTGGAGTGCTGGCTACTAAAAAAGAAGTGCCTCTGTATTTAGAATCTCTATCAAAAAACATTCCTACAAAAATTTTGGATCGGAATGGGCAGATGGTGAGCGAAATTTTTCAGAAGAGAACTTCCACCTTACGTTTGCAAGATTATCCAGAAGATATGATCTCTATTCTTTTGAATATTGAAGATCAAAAGTTTTTTTTCCATGGTGGGATTGATTATTCGGCCATCCTTAGAGCCTTTTTTAAAAATGTTGTCAATTTAAGTTATAAACAAGGTGCCTCTACCATCACGCAACAGTTAGCAAGAATTATCTTGGATGATCGTCGTAAAAGTTTAAATCGTAAATGGCGAGAAGCACAATTGGCTTTTGCATTGGAGTCTGTTCTCACCAAAGAACAAATTTTAGAAACCTACATGAACCATGTTTATTTGGGACATGGTGCTTTTGGATTTGGAGAAGGGGTGAAGTTTTATTTTCAAAAAAATCCTATGGAATTAAGCAAAGAAGAAATGGTGCTTCTTGCATCCCTTCCTTCTGCACCAAATAAATATTCTCCTTTAAAAAATCCGGAAGATTCCTACACTCGTGTTCGCGCCATTTTACAGATGTTTCGCAATCGTGGCATTTATCCCAATTTAGACCGTGATAAGTTTGTTAGTTTTTATCATAACCTATCCACTCGTTCCCCGAATGAAACTGTTTTTGGATCCAGACAAGACATTGCTCCTTATGTAACAGAACATGTTCGTGGAATTCTTTCTTCCTTGGAAGGAGATAAAAATATTTATGAAAGTGGTGGTTACACTGTGGAAACTACATTGGATCGTGGGGCGCAAGAACTCATTGGTCCAATGGTTCGTGAATACTTGAATCGTAATCGTAAATCTGGAAAAATCCAAAAAAAACGAGTCCGACTAAAACCGGAATCTCCTATGGATTTAGCATTCCGACAAAAAATGGAAGAAGTATCCATCTTAAATGAAATGGTTTGGAATCCTGATAGTTTAGAGTCCGAAAAAGACACGAGTTCTGTCCAAGCCGCGATTGTAGGAATTCAGCCAAACACGGGTCAGGTGTTATTTCTGCATGGTGGGGAAGAGTTTAATTCACAAAACCAATTCAACCGTGCCACTCAAATGCGTAGACAAACGGGAAGTTCCATCAAGGCAGTGTTATATGCATCAGCCATTGATGCTGGTGTCATTCAATCAGGTACAAGAATTTTGGATGCTCCTTTGTATTACAGAGGTGGTGGTGGAAAAGAATGGGCGCCTGAAAATTTAGGAGGAAGTTTTGATGGAGAAATTTCTCTACGCACGGCCCTTGTAAAATCAAAAAACACAGCAGCCGTCCAAGTGGCAGAACGATTGGGTAGTGCAGGCATTGAACGTTACTTTACAAAATATTTTTTCCCGAACGATGTAGAGAAAAAAGCACGTTATCGTGGAGATTTGTCTTTGGCACTTGGAACCTTAGAAATTTCGCCTTTGGAAATGGCTTCCGCATTTACAGGATTTGTCAACCAAGGCACAGTCAAAAGGCCTTACCTCATCCAAAGGATTAAAAACGCAAAAGGTGTGGTTCTGTATGAAGTGGGTGGCACCGATGAGTTTAAATTAAAACTTCCACCGGAACGACAAGTGATTCGTCCTGACACTGCTGAAGTGATGGTCTCTTTACTTAGGGACAGTGGTCGTGCCAGTGGGGTACGTAGCGGTGGTTATGCGGGTGATCTTATTGGTAAAACAGGAACCACAAATGATTACAAAGATGCATGGTTTGTGGGTGCAAGACCTGATTTGGCTTTGGCTGTTTGGATTGGTTATGACAATCCAAAATTTGGAATGGGCCCCAGTGGACTAGGTGGGGCAGTGGCAGCCCCACTTTGGGGAGAAATTGTATCTTCCATTGATAAAAAAAACATCATTCCTAAAATCCAATTCAGCCAACCTGTGTATGCAAAACCATATAAAATCTGTTCGCTGACTGGAAAACAAGCGGGAACCAATTGTCCAGTGGCAACTGAACTCTATCTTTCTGATTATCCTCCTGAAGGAATTTGTACGGAAGACCATAAGGCAACACATTCAGAGAACAAAGATTTGATGAAAGGATTGTATTAA
- a CDS encoding nucleotidyltransferase domain-containing protein translates to MEDELEILKSQIISLVNPLKIILFGSRATSTAGKNSDYDLLIIMPDGTNKREIAQYLYKKVDHIKISFDIVVATPETLKKYSNNRYLIYFHALQDGLELYAA, encoded by the coding sequence ATGGAAGATGAGTTGGAAATTCTAAAAAGCCAAATTATTTCACTCGTAAATCCATTAAAGATTATCCTTTTTGGATCAAGAGCCACTAGCACTGCCGGAAAGAATAGTGATTACGATCTTTTAATTATTATGCCTGATGGTACAAATAAAAGAGAAATCGCACAATATCTTTATAAGAAGGTAGATCATATCAAAATCTCATTTGATATTGTAGTGGCAACTCCGGAAACTCTCAAAAAATATTCAAATAACCGTTATTTAATTTATTTTCATGCTCTTCAAGATGGTTTAGAACTTTATGCAGCATGA
- a CDS encoding adenylate/guanylate cyclase domain-containing protein, with product MKKRVFLLFLFGLFFGLSHCKEVNRNKPIAKEGKMDLSSWDFNKDGNITLDGEWEFYWKQTNTSIQIDSEFGKEPKYIYQTVPSNWKGVDWFGETLDGFGYATYKLKVFFPPNTPALAFHNLDLSSAYRLYINGKLIVEQGSFGINPNYFEPSYKSVLMDLEPISGETEIVYEISNFHYSKGGFWESMEIGERRMLYDKVNRSYQTTSFLAGSIFLWALYHLGLFVMRRQDKASLFISLFSLLIVMRLLTIGERNILSIFPDMPMDFLIRLEFATIYIATIVFAYFYRLVFPNTVGQRTMWVLYILITPFLISLFLPVAVFSAKIHFFQLFLISVCVRITIAIIMAYRSDTVGAGLSLIGFSFVFGTVVHDILYQNNVINTMNLTPFGFLGFILFQGYILSYGFTRAYLSIEKLKERLEVSNKELNILKEGLEDIVVERTQELESSKANIERLNEFAKTLNTSLELDSILKKAFDYLNDEVFCDSMILLLVDSENSKLIYHKSVVSPNSGMTLESKLQGMSFPLDPTAGLFYHVYKRNRPFRFAKVWESRLNESNQKFVQLIGKHPGMIIPLSSQGKVIAMLAIFSAQKGTSFSRSQLQLVENTAENIATAVTNSILVEEMNREKFIAENARMQMENAKNEVVKLNEFTKKINSESSLSQIIEEMFNYILKTFEIEATLLQLIDPKKKELYTYNTTIPPYATEEQLLYAKSFRVPLNEKGGIIYKTYARKRALFVPKPPKKYESELDEQIFTKLSLTSFVAVPLVVQNEVIGMAYFTSYQKPMEVTREVLRRIAGFCDQIAGAIQNSLLLQITEAERKKSEQAKAEIQKMNEFAKTVNSQNNLENILAEIFGFIRKNYKIEHCVLYFLDKEYNEFRYLNHSGFDLLIDDNINYFKSLRFPLREESGFVYKCYQRKRHFYMKHVPKSMPFAIDKQITEKSGMKGFLISPLVNNDEVVAMAVYGISDENIQLSTDEVDSIVGVSEHIASAINNHFLLKKIEEEKLRSDSLLLNILPKNVAEELQKKGRVNPVEFENVTLLMTSFPGFSQITGQLTPEELIEGLDLYFSRFDEIIKAQGMEKLRMTGDMYLAAGGLPVGNFTHAVDACLAALQIKDEVNRMIEDFKDIPFRPNGITIAIHSGPVVAGVIGKSKFNYDVWGKTVTQTQAIRRGGVGVPINISQETMEKVKRLFHIDNQRQINTYEGDQFPIYELLSLKPDLSDDTGSTPNEKFGRLYTQQKRGAKILIK from the coding sequence ATGAAGAAAAGAGTCTTTTTGTTATTCCTATTCGGCCTGTTCTTTGGATTGTCTCATTGTAAGGAAGTCAATCGCAACAAACCAATCGCAAAAGAAGGAAAGATGGACTTGTCTTCATGGGACTTCAATAAAGATGGAAACATCACCCTAGATGGAGAATGGGAATTTTATTGGAAACAAACAAACACTAGCATACAAATTGATTCCGAATTTGGCAAAGAACCAAAATACATCTACCAAACTGTTCCTTCCAATTGGAAAGGAGTCGATTGGTTTGGTGAAACCCTAGATGGATTTGGTTATGCGACATATAAGTTAAAAGTTTTTTTCCCACCAAACACACCAGCTCTGGCCTTTCATAACCTCGACTTGTCTTCAGCATACAGGTTGTACATCAATGGCAAACTAATCGTGGAACAAGGTAGTTTCGGAATCAATCCAAACTATTTTGAACCATCGTATAAATCAGTGTTAATGGATTTAGAACCAATCTCTGGTGAAACCGAAATTGTTTACGAAATATCCAACTTCCATTATTCCAAGGGTGGATTTTGGGAAAGTATGGAAATTGGCGAAAGACGAATGTTATACGACAAGGTCAATCGCAGTTACCAAACAACTTCCTTTCTAGCAGGAAGTATTTTCCTTTGGGCATTGTATCACTTGGGACTATTTGTGATGCGAAGGCAGGACAAAGCCAGTCTTTTTATCTCATTATTTAGTTTACTCATCGTTATGCGGCTTCTTACAATCGGCGAAAGGAATATTCTTAGCATATTTCCCGATATGCCGATGGACTTTCTCATTCGTTTAGAATTTGCAACCATCTATATTGCAACAATTGTTTTTGCTTACTTTTACCGGTTGGTTTTTCCAAACACAGTGGGCCAAAGGACTATGTGGGTGTTATACATCCTCATCACACCGTTTCTAATATCGTTATTTTTACCGGTTGCCGTTTTCAGTGCCAAAATTCACTTTTTCCAACTATTTCTCATCTCTGTCTGTGTTCGAATCACAATCGCCATCATCATGGCGTATCGTTCTGATACGGTTGGGGCTGGTTTATCCCTCATTGGATTTAGTTTTGTATTTGGAACTGTGGTTCATGACATCCTTTACCAAAATAATGTCATCAATACAATGAACTTAACCCCATTTGGGTTTTTAGGTTTTATTTTGTTCCAAGGTTATATCCTTTCCTATGGATTCACAAGGGCCTACCTTTCCATTGAAAAACTAAAAGAACGATTAGAAGTTTCCAACAAAGAACTAAATATCCTCAAAGAAGGATTAGAAGACATTGTTGTAGAAAGAACTCAAGAATTAGAAAGTTCAAAAGCAAATATTGAACGTCTGAACGAATTTGCTAAAACACTCAACACTTCCCTCGAACTAGATAGTATTCTCAAAAAAGCTTTTGATTATTTGAATGATGAAGTTTTTTGCGACTCGATGATTTTGTTACTCGTTGATTCCGAAAATTCCAAACTCATATATCACAAATCCGTTGTATCACCTAACTCTGGTATGACATTAGAATCTAAATTACAAGGGATGAGTTTCCCACTCGATCCTACTGCGGGTTTATTTTATCATGTTTATAAAAGGAACAGACCTTTCCGTTTTGCAAAAGTTTGGGAATCGCGGCTCAACGAATCCAACCAAAAGTTTGTTCAGTTGATTGGAAAACATCCTGGTATGATCATCCCTCTCAGTTCCCAAGGGAAAGTCATTGCCATGTTAGCCATTTTTAGCGCACAAAAAGGTACAAGTTTTTCCAGATCCCAACTCCAGTTAGTGGAAAATACAGCTGAAAACATCGCAACTGCAGTCACAAACTCCATCCTTGTGGAAGAAATGAACCGAGAAAAGTTCATAGCAGAAAATGCAAGGATGCAAATGGAGAATGCAAAAAACGAAGTAGTCAAACTCAACGAATTTACCAAAAAAATCAATTCAGAGTCAAGCCTCTCACAAATCATCGAAGAGATGTTTAACTATATTTTAAAAACTTTTGAAATTGAAGCCACTCTCCTGCAACTCATAGATCCAAAGAAAAAAGAACTTTACACTTACAATACAACCATTCCTCCTTATGCAACCGAAGAACAACTGCTATATGCAAAATCTTTCAGAGTTCCCCTAAACGAAAAAGGTGGAATCATTTACAAAACGTATGCACGAAAAAGAGCATTGTTTGTTCCCAAACCACCTAAAAAATACGAATCCGAGTTAGACGAACAAATTTTCACAAAACTCAGCCTTACTTCCTTTGTGGCGGTTCCTCTTGTGGTTCAAAACGAAGTGATTGGTATGGCGTATTTCACTTCCTATCAAAAACCAATGGAAGTCACACGCGAAGTTTTAAGAAGGATTGCCGGTTTTTGTGACCAAATTGCGGGAGCCATCCAAAACTCTTTATTATTACAAATTACAGAAGCCGAACGCAAAAAATCAGAACAAGCAAAAGCAGAAATTCAAAAAATGAATGAGTTTGCAAAAACTGTAAACTCGCAAAACAACTTAGAAAACATTCTCGCAGAAATATTTGGATTTATCCGCAAAAACTATAAAATCGAACATTGTGTTCTCTATTTTCTAGATAAAGAATACAATGAATTCAGATATTTAAACCATTCTGGATTTGATCTGTTAATTGATGATAATATAAACTATTTCAAATCACTTCGTTTTCCTCTTAGAGAAGAAAGTGGATTTGTATACAAATGTTACCAAAGAAAACGTCATTTTTATATGAAACATGTTCCGAAGTCCATGCCATTTGCAATCGACAAACAAATCACAGAAAAATCAGGTATGAAAGGATTTCTGATTTCACCACTTGTGAATAATGACGAAGTTGTGGCCATGGCAGTTTATGGAATTAGTGATGAAAACATCCAATTGAGTACCGACGAAGTGGATTCCATTGTCGGTGTTTCAGAACATATTGCCAGTGCGATCAACAACCACTTTTTACTTAAAAAAATCGAAGAGGAAAAACTAAGATCGGATTCTCTTTTACTCAACATCCTTCCTAAAAACGTAGCCGAAGAATTACAAAAAAAAGGCCGAGTGAATCCGGTTGAATTTGAAAACGTTACCTTACTAATGACTAGTTTTCCAGGGTTTTCACAAATTACGGGCCAACTCACACCAGAAGAACTCATCGAAGGCTTGGATTTATATTTCTCTCGTTTTGACGAAATCATCAAAGCACAAGGAATGGAAAAACTTCGTATGACAGGAGATATGTATCTTGCAGCCGGTGGACTTCCTGTAGGAAACTTTACTCACGCAGTAGATGCTTGCCTTGCCGCCTTACAGATCAAAGACGAAGTCAATCGAATGATAGAAGACTTTAAAGACATTCCCTTCCGACCGAATGGGATCACAATTGCCATCCACTCAGGTCCAGTGGTTGCTGGTGTGATCGGAAAATCTAAGTTTAATTATGATGTATGGGGAAAAACAGTCACACAAACGCAAGCCATTCGACGTGGTGGTGTGGGTGTTCCTATCAATATCTCACAAGAAACAATGGAAAAGGTAAAACGACTGTTCCATATCGACAACCAACGCCAAATCAATACCTATGAAGGAGATCAGTTCCCTATTTATGAATTGTTGTCCTTAAAACCGGATTTGTCGGATGATACAGGATCGACGCCGAATGAAAAATTTGGAAGGTTATACACCCAACAAAAACGGGGAGCAAAAATTCTAATCAAATGA
- a CDS encoding SPL family radical SAM protein produces MFKSFSHIYIEDNIKDHFRTKEILNRFPNAIPIPIRHYKDSFNRNSQNFRIQKESPKLILAEKKDQFLYKGSDFSPNFSHPHFYYNTLALNCIYDCEYCYLQGMFPSANLVLFVNWEDFFFATKEFLDKNKSLYLALSYDTDLLALESFFPATKAWLEFAANELNLSLEIRTKSTNYGQISKYSPNPNVILAWTISPQSIIESIEHGTPSLQARLKAITQAIKDGWKVRICIDPILRVPEWQTHYQSLADELGKELNMEGILDISIGGFRMNVDFLKRMTDLRKDSSILFHDFEKKDKIVSYSKLETEEIINLMSGALEKHFSPSQIKVSYS; encoded by the coding sequence ATGTTTAAGTCGTTTTCTCATATCTACATTGAAGATAATATCAAAGATCATTTTCGTACCAAGGAAATTCTAAATCGATTTCCCAATGCCATTCCTATCCCAATTCGACATTACAAAGATAGTTTCAATCGGAATTCCCAAAACTTTAGAATCCAAAAAGAATCTCCCAAGTTGATTTTGGCCGAAAAAAAAGACCAATTTTTATACAAAGGAAGTGATTTTTCACCTAACTTCTCTCATCCGCATTTTTATTACAACACGTTGGCCCTCAACTGCATTTACGATTGCGAATATTGTTATTTACAAGGGATGTTTCCTTCCGCCAATCTCGTGTTATTTGTCAATTGGGAAGATTTTTTTTTCGCTACCAAAGAGTTTTTGGACAAAAATAAATCCTTATACCTCGCTTTATCTTATGACACCGACCTTTTGGCATTAGAATCCTTTTTTCCAGCCACCAAGGCATGGTTGGAATTTGCGGCTAACGAACTAAATTTGAGTTTAGAAATCAGAACCAAGTCAACTAACTACGGTCAAATTTCCAAATACAGTCCGAATCCCAATGTCATCCTCGCTTGGACGATCAGCCCGCAGTCCATCATCGAATCGATTGAACACGGAACTCCATCTTTGCAAGCAAGGCTAAAGGCGATAACTCAAGCCATAAAAGATGGTTGGAAGGTAAGAATTTGTATTGATCCCATTCTCAGAGTGCCCGAATGGCAAACCCATTACCAATCGTTAGCCGACGAATTAGGGAAAGAACTAAACATGGAAGGCATTCTTGACATTAGTATTGGTGGATTTCGGATGAATGTTGATTTTTTGAAGAGGATGACTGATCTCAGAAAGGACTCTTCCATTTTATTTCATGATTTTGAAAAAAAAGATAAAATCGTTTCTTATTCGAAATTAGAAACGGAAGAAATTATCAATCTTATGTCAGGAGCATTGGAAAAACATTTTTCTCCTTCTCAAATAAAAGTCAGTTATTCTTGA
- a CDS encoding phosphorylase — protein sequence MPALFFAILSEAKPWLTKLDAKPISHSGKFRIFQKENHYIVISGTGKLSIALAVSEFAHIFTKTERNQMKVWNLGIAGSTNSEHTLGDFFWANKITDVSSQRDFYPDRILNSKFQKETNLKTFDRPVTKDHTKDRFLSLNENELQNISLVDMEGSGFFEAASLYFPLENIAVGKVVSDHLEGNFCKAEDVETMMAKTMEGLFDEWKTPLPWVSADPIESIDWPIVESFIQNLRLTETMKHDLKKSVRFYRLRHPHSQLPFPEEPDKSNLKSKTDLKNYFDKWRHSLHV from the coding sequence ATGCCTGCATTGTTTTTCGCCATACTTTCTGAGGCCAAACCCTGGCTCACAAAATTGGACGCAAAACCCATTTCCCATTCTGGAAAATTTAGGATCTTCCAAAAAGAAAATCATTATATCGTTATCTCTGGAACAGGCAAACTTTCTATAGCTTTGGCAGTTTCCGAATTTGCCCATATCTTCACGAAAACAGAAAGAAACCAGATGAAGGTTTGGAATTTAGGAATTGCAGGTTCAACAAACTCCGAACATACATTAGGTGATTTTTTCTGGGCCAACAAAATCACGGATGTAAGTTCACAGAGGGATTTTTATCCAGATCGTATTTTAAATTCAAAATTCCAAAAAGAAACAAATCTCAAAACTTTTGATAGACCAGTCACCAAAGACCATACAAAAGATCGTTTTCTATCGTTAAACGAAAACGAATTACAGAATATAAGTCTTGTGGATATGGAAGGCTCTGGATTTTTTGAAGCGGCTTCTCTTTATTTTCCTTTAGAAAACATTGCTGTGGGAAAAGTGGTTTCCGATCACTTAGAAGGAAATTTTTGCAAAGCAGAAGATGTGGAAACCATGATGGCAAAAACAATGGAAGGACTATTCGATGAATGGAAAACACCTCTTCCTTGGGTGAGTGCAGATCCCATCGAATCAATTGATTGGCCTATAGTAGAATCGTTCATTCAAAACTTACGCCTAACAGAGACCATGAAACATGACCTAAAAAAATCAGTTCGTTTCTACAGATTGCGCCATCCCCATTCGCAACTTCCTTTTCCTGAGGAACCTGACAAATCCAATTTAAAATCCAAAACCGATCTCAAAAACTACTTCGACAAGTGGAGGCATTCCCTTCATGTTTAA